In Niallia sp. FSL W8-0635, one genomic interval encodes:
- a CDS encoding PspA/IM30 family protein has product MTNLLERMKNTVLADINNLLDKKEEKNPLALLNQYVRECEKETDKVKKLVERQYKLKEEFVKELHQAEEMAEKRKRQAEVASKAGEEELYSFAQQEQAHYEERVVRLNESLKNTEQQLHEIETKYMDMKHKLKDMKIRQMELMAKENTTKANHTMNKVLEEKQANPTNQARFTEMEEYIEKLEKKINTEYYKQTMDEKLAALEKDMLKKEDDSISL; this is encoded by the coding sequence GTGACGAATTTATTAGAAAGAATGAAAAATACTGTATTGGCTGATATAAATAATTTATTAGATAAGAAGGAAGAAAAAAATCCACTTGCTCTTTTAAATCAATATGTAAGAGAATGTGAAAAAGAGACAGATAAAGTAAAAAAATTAGTGGAAAGACAATATAAATTAAAAGAAGAGTTCGTAAAAGAACTACATCAAGCAGAAGAGATGGCAGAAAAGAGAAAAAGACAGGCGGAGGTTGCTAGTAAAGCAGGAGAAGAAGAGCTTTATTCCTTCGCTCAGCAAGAACAAGCTCATTATGAAGAAAGAGTAGTACGCTTAAATGAGTCGTTGAAAAATACTGAGCAGCAATTGCATGAAATCGAAACTAAATATATGGATATGAAGCATAAATTAAAAGACATGAAGATACGTCAAATGGAGCTAATGGCAAAGGAAAATACAACAAAAGCAAACCATACGATGAATAAAGTATTAGAAGAAAAACAAGCAAACCCAACAAATCAAGCACGCTTTACTGAAATGGAAGAATATATTGAAAAACTAGAGAAAAAGATAAATACAGAATACTATAAACAAACAATGGATGAAAAATTAGCAGCTTTAGAGAAAGATATGCTAAAAAAAGAAGATGACTCCATTTCTTTATAA
- the liaF gene encoding cell wall-active antibiotics response protein LiaF → MFKQLKGQYANWVYVVGGFLLLELFVFNPGLIFSLLVSIGMMYIAKKSLQGGIGKILFWVGLLLLIVSILNMVTVKIVLLTILAYYLFQLFQKKNTTDVIKPIIKDKETEAPTEEPILKKKALFTNSFYNRNITPDHVYEWNDINIQCGITNTMVDLSYTVLPEGETVIMIKNIVGDVKLYIPYDMEISINHSILFGSYQIFGEVEENVWNQNVSIRTAHFDHAETRVKIFTSFIAGSLEVKRI, encoded by the coding sequence ATGTTTAAACAACTAAAAGGTCAATATGCAAATTGGGTGTATGTGGTTGGAGGGTTTTTATTATTAGAACTCTTTGTCTTTAATCCAGGACTAATCTTTTCCCTTCTTGTTTCGATTGGCATGATGTATATAGCAAAGAAATCATTACAAGGTGGAATCGGAAAAATCCTTTTCTGGGTCGGTTTACTGCTTTTAATCGTTAGTATTCTAAATATGGTTACCGTAAAAATAGTTTTATTAACGATTCTTGCCTATTATCTTTTTCAATTATTCCAAAAAAAGAACACTACGGATGTAATTAAACCAATTATTAAAGATAAAGAGACTGAAGCGCCTACGGAAGAGCCAATATTAAAGAAAAAGGCCTTATTTACTAATTCATTCTATAATCGCAATATTACGCCAGATCATGTTTATGAATGGAATGATATTAATATTCAATGTGGAATTACGAATACTATGGTTGATCTTAGCTATACCGTTTTGCCAGAAGGAGAAACGGTTATCATGATTAAAAATATTGTAGGAGATGTAAAGCTATATATTCCTTATGATATGGAAATTAGCATCAATCACTCTATTTTATTCGGTTCTTATCAAATATTTGGCGAAGTAGAAGAGAATGTATGGAATCAAAACGTAAGTATACGGACTGCTCATTTTGATCATGCAGAGACAAGAGTAAAAATATTTACTTCCTTTATTGCTGGTAGCTTAGAGGTGAAAAGAATATGA
- a CDS encoding sensor histidine kinase, producing the protein MSIITRQILWGVCTSLLLLVFFSICYLVAFPPENWSDLWEKEVMDVPFVLFLASVDISLGILIGYLSGFSWKKQIRSMEQVLYTMDKMEYRPVEPIGSTEELQALSYKMIQLQNQLVEQTKLSQKLVNEKAEDQEVKVQSIIIAERNRLARELHDSVSQQLFAASMLLSAINETRPKTNDQESRQLQLVEETIQQSQLEMRALLLHLRPAALKGKSLKTGIIELLNELQQKVTLEIEWKLEDIDLDKGIEDHLFRILQESVSNTLRHAKANLLEVQLIQREAFVILRIIDDGVGFNVEKRKAGSYGLQNMHERAAEIGGVLKLISLENKGTRLEVKVPMLERKEDINDKSITGG; encoded by the coding sequence ATGAGTATTATTACGAGACAAATCTTATGGGGAGTATGCACATCCCTTCTTTTACTTGTATTCTTTTCTATTTGCTATTTAGTCGCTTTTCCTCCAGAAAACTGGAGCGATTTGTGGGAAAAAGAAGTAATGGATGTCCCGTTTGTTTTATTTTTAGCAAGTGTCGATATTTCTTTAGGTATTCTAATTGGTTATTTATCCGGTTTTTCCTGGAAAAAACAAATTCGTTCCATGGAACAAGTATTATATACAATGGATAAAATGGAGTATCGTCCTGTTGAGCCAATTGGCTCAACAGAGGAATTACAAGCATTAAGCTATAAAATGATTCAATTGCAGAATCAATTAGTAGAACAAACGAAGCTTTCTCAAAAGCTTGTCAATGAGAAAGCAGAAGATCAAGAAGTAAAGGTTCAAAGTATCATTATTGCAGAAAGAAATAGGTTAGCAAGAGAGCTGCATGATTCGGTTAGCCAGCAATTATTCGCGGCATCCATGCTATTATCAGCTATTAATGAAACAAGACCGAAGACAAATGATCAGGAATCAAGGCAGCTTCAGTTAGTGGAGGAAACGATTCAACAGTCTCAATTAGAAATGAGAGCTTTATTGCTTCATTTACGACCAGCTGCATTAAAAGGGAAATCGTTAAAAACAGGAATTATTGAATTATTAAATGAGCTGCAGCAGAAGGTGACGTTGGAAATAGAATGGAAATTAGAAGATATTGACTTGGATAAAGGAATAGAAGATCATCTTTTTCGAATTCTTCAAGAATCTGTTTCTAATACATTAAGACATGCAAAGGCTAATTTGTTAGAGGTTCAGCTCATTCAAAGAGAAGCATTTGTTATTTTGCGCATAATAGATGATGGTGTTGGCTTTAATGTGGAGAAAAGAAAGGCGGGCTCTTATGGACTTCAAAACATGCATGAAAGGGCTGCGGAAATTGGCGGAGTGTTAAAGCTAATTAGTTTAGAAAATAAAGGTACACGCTTGGAAGTAAAGGTTCCGATGTTGGAAAGGAAGGAGGATATAAATGATAAGAGTATTACTGGTGGATGA
- a CDS encoding response regulator, with product MIRVLLVDDHEMVRIGVSSYLSAQTDIEVVGEAENGSRAVELALELKPDVILMDLVMEEMDGIEATRQIVEAWEDAKIIIVTSFLDDEKVYPALQAGATSYMLKTSKASEIARAVRETFQGQIVLEPEVTDKMMTKMREKKVAPLHEELTAREMEILLLMAEGKSNQEIADQLFIALKTVKTHVSNILSKLQVQDRTQAVIYAFKHSLVE from the coding sequence ATGATAAGAGTATTACTGGTGGATGATCATGAAATGGTACGTATTGGCGTTTCCTCATATTTATCTGCTCAAACAGATATTGAAGTGGTGGGAGAAGCGGAAAATGGTAGCAGAGCAGTAGAGCTTGCACTCGAGTTAAAACCAGATGTCATTTTAATGGATTTAGTAATGGAAGAAATGGATGGAATAGAAGCAACGAGACAAATAGTAGAAGCATGGGAGGATGCAAAGATCATTATTGTCACTAGTTTTCTTGATGATGAGAAAGTCTATCCTGCTTTACAGGCTGGTGCTACAAGCTATATGTTAAAAACATCGAAGGCAAGCGAAATTGCGAGAGCCGTCCGTGAAACATTTCAAGGTCAAATTGTTTTGGAACCAGAAGTAACCGATAAAATGATGACAAAGATGCGGGAAAAGAAAGTGGCACCGCTACATGAAGAATTAACCGCACGAGAAATGGAGATTCTTCTATTGATGGCAGAGGGAAAAAGCAACCAGGAAATTGCCGACCAATTATTTATTGCTTTAAAAACGGTAAAAACACATGTTAGTAATATACTAAGTAAACTACAAGTTCAGGATCGAACCCAGGCAGTTATTTATGCCTTTAAGCATTCTCTTGTAGAATAA
- a CDS encoding polysaccharide biosynthesis protein, with translation MSSFYKGTFLLIVTAFFGECIEFIINMVMARELGEHGLGLFMTVLPTIFLIVLLATFELPTSISKFIAEKDSKYHLSMLQQVLKWTIIFTIFLTIIASIIIPFIPIFNSYHPFLKWLVILLLPIISFTSIARGYFMGKQQMGKIAASNFLKKIIQLGLLVFLFQWFSFDLNTSVLIAFFTIVGSDTVVLLYLMHMFFVQFQRIKKGKNETMNGKVIWKDLLSVSIPTTGLRIFHALTHAIQPFLIKGALVASGITAANATEQYGMLAGIAMTIGFFPAFISHSFMTMLIPTVSKAYVQRDYTKLQKLLQQVMIITAIYGTIAVGIFYFYADTLTMTFFHSTQAAIIVQLLWPYFLLHYFTIPMQAYLIGLGLLKDAVFHSIWATSFSYAAIYYLGSLSQLQMSGIAIGMNLGAVILASLHYLTICKKIGISIWLTPINKLP, from the coding sequence ATGAGTTCATTTTACAAAGGGACCTTCTTATTAATTGTTACAGCGTTTTTTGGCGAATGTATTGAATTCATCATTAATATGGTAATGGCAAGGGAACTTGGAGAACATGGACTAGGCCTATTCATGACAGTGCTGCCTACTATTTTTCTCATCGTTCTACTGGCTACCTTTGAGTTACCAACATCTATTTCAAAATTTATTGCAGAGAAAGATTCGAAGTACCATTTGTCTATGCTTCAGCAAGTGCTTAAGTGGACCATTATATTTACTATTTTTCTAACAATCATCGCATCTATCATCATACCTTTTATTCCTATTTTCAATTCCTATCATCCATTCTTAAAGTGGCTAGTTATTCTCCTACTGCCGATTATTTCCTTCACCTCTATTGCAAGAGGATATTTTATGGGAAAACAGCAGATGGGGAAAATTGCAGCTTCTAATTTTTTGAAAAAAATCATTCAGCTCGGGTTATTAGTCTTTTTATTTCAGTGGTTTTCCTTTGACTTAAATACCTCTGTATTAATTGCTTTTTTTACAATTGTCGGAAGTGATACAGTCGTATTACTATACTTAATGCATATGTTTTTCGTACAATTTCAACGGATTAAAAAAGGGAAAAATGAAACCATGAATGGAAAGGTCATTTGGAAAGATTTATTATCCGTTTCTATTCCGACTACCGGTCTACGAATCTTTCACGCTTTGACTCATGCAATCCAGCCTTTTTTAATTAAGGGAGCGTTAGTTGCATCAGGTATTACGGCAGCGAACGCAACGGAGCAGTATGGAATGCTTGCTGGGATAGCGATGACGATTGGATTTTTTCCAGCCTTCATTTCCCATAGCTTTATGACAATGCTGATACCGACCGTTTCAAAAGCATATGTTCAAAGAGACTATACAAAGCTGCAGAAACTATTACAACAGGTCATGATTATAACAGCAATCTACGGAACAATAGCTGTTGGGATATTTTATTTTTATGCGGATACATTAACAATGACCTTTTTTCATTCCACTCAGGCAGCGATAATTGTACAGCTTCTATGGCCATATTTTTTACTTCATTACTTTACGATTCCAATGCAAGCATACTTAATTGGATTAGGGTTGTTAAAGGATGCGGTTTTTCATAGTATTTGGGCCACTTCCTTTTCCTATGCTGCGATATATTATCTAGGGTCTTTAAGTCAGCTTCAAATGAGTGGAATTGCGATTGGGATGAATTTGGGAGCAGTTATTTTAGCGTCGTTACATTATTTAACGATATGCAAAAAAATTGGGATTTCCATATGGCTGACACCAATAAATAAACTGCCTTAA
- a CDS encoding RNA polymerase sigma factor, with the protein MESLLDKTNIAGNQEDLFEQVVKEYGKSIYIYILSLVKHKELAEDLYQEVLISAYTSFGYFEDVQKVKSWLYKIALNKCRDYWRKEKKSKKFWEESVYTYARDTSVELEPEETLMNKWEKEEMIDTLEELPNMYKEPLLLFYYHNQTLVEISNHTKTPLSTVKTRMKRAKDQLKPKVMNKKIAYL; encoded by the coding sequence ATGGAATCCCTATTAGATAAAACAAATATAGCGGGAAATCAAGAGGATTTATTTGAACAAGTAGTGAAAGAATATGGGAAATCAATTTATATTTATATACTATCTCTTGTTAAACATAAAGAATTAGCAGAGGATTTGTATCAGGAAGTATTAATTTCTGCATATACATCATTTGGATACTTCGAGGATGTTCAGAAAGTGAAAAGCTGGTTATATAAAATTGCGCTTAATAAATGTAGAGATTATTGGAGAAAAGAAAAAAAATCGAAGAAATTTTGGGAAGAGTCTGTTTATACATATGCGAGAGACACTTCTGTTGAACTGGAACCAGAGGAAACATTAATGAACAAATGGGAGAAGGAAGAAATGATTGATACATTAGAAGAACTACCTAATATGTATAAAGAGCCTTTACTCCTATTCTATTATCATAATCAAACATTAGTGGAGATTAGTAATCATACAAAAACACCGTTATCCACAGTGAAAACAAGAATGAAACGAGCGAAGGATCAATTGAAGCCAAAGGTCATGAATAAAAAAATTGCTTATTTATAA
- a CDS encoding magnesium transporter CorA family protein, which translates to MKKYHLENWDWYQLLEEPDIENVSFEKGPIINSWFREIKDKRNNYLHIDTSVEDQETLSGSLIYHREIDKKEEYEIFHFYLSNDTLITYDYKDKSLHIDRNNLIQEIKRAQTPIEGFMVILGKIMTEILYHIDSYEQQLDELIWDVKQRNSIKTLDKVYQSRHELLIWKNVMIPFLEIRYSLEEAFGNGITKGKEYARISKRIERGLTLVEEYQKELNNLVDFEEVVSQHRGNEIMKTLTVFTTLCTPIMAWGALWGMNFKIMPELEWKLGYLFSLLVIVGSTIAVFFYLKSRGWMGDLLKARKKNSFFR; encoded by the coding sequence GTGAAAAAATACCATTTAGAGAACTGGGATTGGTATCAGCTGTTGGAAGAACCGGATATTGAGAATGTTTCTTTTGAAAAAGGTCCGATAATAAATTCTTGGTTTCGCGAGATTAAAGATAAACGAAATAACTATCTTCATATTGATACCTCTGTAGAAGATCAAGAAACTTTAAGTGGCTCCCTTATCTATCATCGGGAGATAGATAAAAAAGAAGAATATGAAATTTTTCATTTTTATTTATCAAATGATACGTTAATTACCTACGATTACAAAGATAAAAGTTTACATATCGATCGAAATAACCTTATTCAAGAAATAAAGCGAGCACAAACACCAATTGAAGGATTTATGGTTATTCTTGGGAAAATAATGACAGAGATTTTGTACCATATTGATTCTTATGAACAACAGTTAGATGAATTGATTTGGGATGTTAAACAAAGAAATAGTATAAAGACCTTAGATAAAGTATATCAATCTAGACATGAACTTCTTATCTGGAAGAATGTCATGATTCCATTTCTAGAAATCAGATACTCTTTAGAGGAAGCCTTTGGCAATGGAATTACAAAGGGGAAAGAATATGCTCGTATTAGTAAAAGAATAGAAAGAGGATTAACTTTGGTAGAAGAATACCAGAAAGAATTAAATAATCTGGTTGATTTTGAAGAAGTCGTTTCGCAGCATAGAGGGAATGAAATTATGAAAACTCTTACGGTGTTTACTACATTATGCACACCGATTATGGCTTGGGGGGCATTATGGGGAATGAACTTTAAAATAATGCCAGAATTAGAATGGAAGCTAGGGTATCTTTTTTCTTTATTGGTTATTGTTGGGTCTACTATAGCGGTATTCTTCTACCTTAAGTCAAGAGGATGGATGGGAGATTTACTAAAAGCACGTAAGAAAAATTCTTTTTTTCGCTAG
- a CDS encoding acyl-CoA thioesterase, producing the protein MEESKFCSESLVVKTSIVFPTDTNTYGTLFGGKLMAYIDDTAAISAMRHARRGIVTASTDSVDFLHPIHEGNAVCLEAFVTYTGTSSMEVFVKVTAEDLISGERHLCALSFLTMVAIDEHGKPTKVPKVIPQTEEEKGLYESAKERAELRKKRKKETEELAKKYRNLI; encoded by the coding sequence ATGGAAGAGTCTAAATTTTGTAGTGAGTCATTAGTGGTGAAAACAAGCATTGTTTTTCCAACTGACACAAATACGTATGGGACATTATTTGGAGGCAAGTTAATGGCCTATATTGATGATACGGCAGCTATCTCAGCTATGCGTCACGCAAGAAGAGGCATTGTAACGGCTTCGACTGATTCTGTCGATTTTTTGCATCCGATTCATGAAGGGAATGCTGTTTGCTTAGAAGCATTTGTCACTTATACTGGAACTTCGTCTATGGAGGTTTTTGTAAAAGTAACGGCAGAGGATTTAATTTCCGGAGAACGTCATTTATGTGCACTTAGTTTTCTAACGATGGTTGCTATTGATGAGCATGGAAAACCGACAAAAGTTCCCAAAGTTATCCCACAGACAGAAGAAGAAAAGGGTTTATATGAATCAGCGAAGGAACGAGCAGAATTAAGAAAGAAGCGGAAGAAAGAAACAGAAGAGCTTGCTAAGAAATATAGAAATTTAATATAA
- a CDS encoding Bax inhibitor-1/YccA family protein has protein sequence MYAYSPSNEYMPSVLRTFALSLGIAFIGTMIGNFVPSYLFLPLSILEVVLLLIAIFARKGKSLSYGFLFTFTFISGITTFPIVSYYVSTVGGNVVINALGTTTVVFAGVAIYATKTKRDFSFLRGMLLASLIALITIGIFNIFWPLATGGMLAYSFIGVLVFSGYVLYDFNRMKHYGVTADQVPLMALNLYLDFLNLFISILRIFGILSSRD, from the coding sequence ATGTATGCATATAGTCCAAGCAATGAATATATGCCCTCTGTTTTAAGAACTTTTGCCCTTTCTCTTGGGATAGCTTTTATCGGCACGATGATTGGTAATTTCGTCCCTTCCTATTTATTCTTGCCATTGTCTATTTTAGAAGTTGTTCTTTTATTAATTGCTATTTTTGCGAGAAAAGGAAAATCCTTATCCTATGGATTCTTATTTACCTTTACGTTTATTTCAGGGATTACCACATTTCCAATCGTATCTTATTATGTATCAACTGTCGGAGGAAATGTGGTCATCAATGCATTAGGAACTACAACCGTTGTGTTTGCTGGTGTCGCTATTTATGCTACAAAAACGAAGCGAGACTTCTCTTTCTTAAGAGGTATGTTACTTGCTTCCTTAATCGCTTTAATTACTATCGGGATTTTTAATATTTTTTGGCCATTAGCAACAGGTGGTATGCTCGCATATTCCTTCATCGGTGTGCTTGTATTCAGTGGATATGTTCTATATGATTTTAATCGAATGAAGCATTATGGCGTAACAGCAGATCAAGTGCCTTTAATGGCTTTAAATTTGTATCTTGATTTCTTAAATTTATTTATAAGCATCTTACGTATATTCGGTATACTGTCTTCGAGAGATTAA
- the mscL gene encoding large conductance mechanosensitive channel protein MscL gives MWKEFRAFAIKGNVIDLAVGVVIGTAFSKIVSSLVQDLIMPLFAYFVVGVDFSSWSYASIKYGNFIQTIVDFFIISFSIFLVVRLISKFKKKEEVKEEAVTVDTKEELLKEIRDLLKAEAVREKNN, from the coding sequence ATGTGGAAAGAATTTAGAGCTTTTGCAATAAAAGGAAACGTAATAGATTTAGCAGTTGGTGTAGTAATCGGCACAGCATTTAGCAAAATTGTCAGTTCACTCGTTCAGGATTTGATAATGCCCCTCTTCGCCTATTTTGTGGTCGGAGTAGATTTTTCCTCCTGGTCTTATGCAAGTATTAAATATGGGAATTTCATACAAACCATTGTGGATTTCTTCATCATTTCTTTTTCTATTTTTCTAGTAGTTCGGTTAATTAGTAAATTCAAGAAAAAGGAAGAAGTCAAAGAAGAAGCTGTAACGGTAGATACTAAAGAGGAATTATTAAAAGAAATCCGCGATTTATTAAAAGCAGAAGCTGTTCGAGAAAAAAATAATTAA
- a CDS encoding acylphosphatase, which yields MKQIHLIISGRVQGVGFRYFVQTLAIENHVTGWVRNKTDGTVECIAVASSDTLHTFVEKIKKGNRFAKVNHIEITESEPKEPFSNFRVMY from the coding sequence ATGAAGCAAATTCATCTTATTATTAGCGGAAGGGTTCAAGGAGTTGGTTTTCGATACTTCGTGCAAACATTAGCTATAGAAAACCATGTTACCGGTTGGGTTCGTAATAAAACAGATGGTACTGTTGAATGTATTGCCGTCGCTTCATCTGATACACTACATACTTTTGTCGAAAAAATAAAGAAGGGAAATCGCTTTGCAAAAGTAAACCATATCGAAATAACTGAAAGTGAGCCGAAAGAACCATTTTCAAATTTCAGAGTAATGTACTAG
- a CDS encoding aminopeptidase: MSTFQENLQKYAELAVKVGVNIQKGQTLVINTSIEAAEFVRLVVKEAYQIGAKNVVVNWGDDTVTRTKYELAPDEAFTEYPEWRAKETIALAEEGAAFMSVVSSSPDLLKGIASERISNFQKASGTALSQFRKYVQSDKVSWTVIAVPSKAWANLVFPEAPEESRVELLWDAIFKAIRVDQENPIQAWKEHDETLHTKVDYLNEKAYKKLHYTAPGTDLTIELPEGHLWCGAGSINEKGLEFMANMPTEEVFTVPHKTGVNGTVSSTKPLSYGGNIINNFSITFKDGRITEVKAEEGEEILRQLVETDEGSHYLGEVALVPHRSPISQSNILYYNTLFDENASNHLAIGSAYAFCIEGGKKMSSEELAEKGLNDSITHVDFMIGSDKMNIDGIAADGTVEAVFRNGDWAF, translated from the coding sequence ATGAGTACATTTCAAGAAAATCTGCAGAAATATGCAGAACTTGCAGTAAAAGTCGGTGTTAACATTCAAAAAGGACAAACATTAGTTATCAATACATCCATAGAAGCTGCTGAATTTGTTCGTTTAGTAGTGAAAGAAGCATACCAAATTGGCGCAAAAAATGTTGTAGTCAATTGGGGAGATGATACCGTTACTCGAACTAAATATGAATTGGCACCTGATGAAGCATTCACTGAATATCCTGAATGGAGAGCAAAAGAGACTATCGCACTTGCAGAAGAAGGAGCAGCGTTCATGTCTGTTGTATCTTCAAGCCCAGACCTTTTAAAAGGGATTGCTTCTGAAAGAATCAGTAATTTCCAAAAAGCTTCAGGTACTGCTTTAAGTCAATTCCGAAAATATGTACAGTCCGATAAAGTAAGCTGGACAGTAATTGCTGTTCCTTCAAAAGCTTGGGCAAACCTTGTTTTCCCTGAAGCACCTGAAGAAAGCAGAGTCGAGTTACTTTGGGATGCTATTTTTAAAGCAATAAGAGTTGATCAAGAAAATCCAATCCAAGCTTGGAAAGAGCATGATGAAACACTTCATACAAAAGTGGATTATTTAAATGAGAAAGCATACAAAAAGCTTCATTACACAGCACCTGGTACTGATTTAACAATCGAACTTCCAGAAGGACATCTATGGTGTGGAGCAGGCTCTATTAATGAAAAAGGGTTAGAATTCATGGCAAATATGCCGACTGAAGAGGTTTTCACTGTTCCTCATAAAACAGGTGTAAATGGAACGGTTTCAAGCACAAAACCATTAAGCTATGGTGGAAATATTATTAATAACTTCTCTATTACTTTCAAAGATGGACGTATCACCGAAGTGAAAGCAGAAGAAGGAGAAGAAATTCTTCGTCAATTAGTAGAAACAGATGAAGGTTCTCATTACCTTGGAGAAGTTGCTTTAGTACCACATCGTTCTCCAATTTCACAATCAAATATTCTTTACTACAATACTTTATTTGATGAAAATGCTTCAAACCACTTAGCAATCGGTAGTGCCTATGCATTTTGTATCGAAGGTGGAAAAAAGATGTCTAGTGAGGAACTAGCAGAAAAAGGACTAAACGACAGTATAACACATGTTGATTTTATGATCGGTTCAGACAAAATGAACATTGATGGTATCGCTGCAGATGGTACAGTAGAAGCAGTATTCCGTAATGGTGACTGGGCTTTTTAA
- the pgmB gene encoding beta-phosphoglucomutase — protein sequence MSNKLQGAIFDFDGVIADTVPLYYEATKKMAMEIGAPFTREDNLRYQGVPRKVLIDDLVARTNNVFTDLEKEMLGNRKSDYYKDMISEFTVENMLPGMYAFLKELKDEGIKFGIASSSSNAPFLLERFGIRDWFECIVDPHSLKKGKPDPEIFLTAADCLGIDYINCAAMEDGQAGLSGILQTPMFSVGIGEGEVFEKADWRVSSTLELKADTLLERFNKR from the coding sequence ATGTCTAACAAATTACAAGGAGCCATCTTTGATTTCGATGGGGTTATAGCAGATACAGTTCCATTGTATTATGAAGCAACGAAAAAAATGGCGATGGAAATTGGTGCCCCCTTTACTAGAGAGGATAATTTAAGGTATCAGGGGGTTCCAAGAAAGGTTCTTATAGATGATTTAGTGGCAAGAACAAATAACGTATTTACAGACTTAGAAAAAGAAATGTTAGGTAATCGGAAAAGTGATTACTATAAAGACATGATTAGTGAATTTACTGTTGAAAATATGTTGCCAGGAATGTACGCGTTTCTGAAAGAATTGAAGGATGAAGGTATTAAATTTGGAATTGCTTCCTCTAGTTCCAATGCTCCTTTTCTTTTGGAGCGTTTTGGAATTAGAGATTGGTTTGAATGCATTGTAGATCCCCATTCTTTAAAAAAGGGAAAACCAGATCCAGAGATTTTTTTAACAGCTGCGGATTGCTTAGGGATTGATTATATTAATTGTGCTGCAATGGAGGATGGACAAGCAGGCTTGAGCGGGATATTGCAGACACCTATGTTTTCAGTTGGAATTGGGGAAGGGGAAGTTTTTGAAAAAGCAGATTGGCGAGTTTCCTCTACTTTGGAATTAAAGGCTGATACTTTATTGGAGAGATTTAATAAGAGATAA